A genomic stretch from Limnobacter thiooxidans includes:
- a CDS encoding peroxiredoxin: MGLRINDVVPDLTLNTDQGTFSLHDFIGDSWTILFSHPKDFTPVCTTEFGAVAQLAEEWKKRGTKVIGLSVDGVEEHKAWKRDIESFSGATATFPIIADDSLVVSKALDMLPANAYLPDGRTAADSASVRVVFIISPDKKLQLSMTYPMSVGRNFAEVLRALDALQATYSKPIATPANWVHGQDVIVALSLNDEQAKTKFGNIDIKLPYLRTTKMPY, translated from the coding sequence ATGGGTTTGAGAATCAATGATGTGGTACCTGACCTGACACTGAATACCGATCAGGGCACTTTCAGCTTGCATGATTTTATTGGTGACAGCTGGACTATCCTGTTTAGCCACCCAAAAGATTTCACGCCCGTGTGTACCACCGAGTTTGGTGCTGTGGCGCAATTGGCGGAAGAATGGAAAAAACGTGGTACCAAAGTGATTGGTTTGTCGGTGGATGGTGTCGAGGAGCACAAGGCCTGGAAACGCGACATCGAATCCTTCTCTGGTGCAACAGCGACATTCCCCATCATCGCCGATGATTCGCTGGTGGTGTCCAAGGCACTGGACATGTTGCCTGCCAACGCCTACCTGCCTGATGGCCGCACTGCGGCAGATTCCGCCAGCGTGCGCGTGGTGTTTATCATCAGTCCTGATAAAAAGCTGCAACTGTCCATGACCTACCCCATGTCGGTGGGCCGAAATTTTGCTGAGGTGCTCAGGGCACTGGATGCACTGCAGGCCACTTATAGCAAGCCGATTGCAACACCTGCCAATTGGGTGCATGGTCAGGATGTGATTGTGGCGCTTTCCCTCAACGACGAGCAGGCCAAGACAAAGTTCGGCAATATTGACATCAAGTTGCCTTACTTGCGCACCACCAAAATGCCTTACTGA
- a CDS encoding methyl-accepting chemotaxis protein — MPLLKKSSTISSHSPLAEAGVSTTVQREAEAQRRKARTLAKKQQAAERIASATSQLASGITEASSACEELKRATDEISASAEEAAGAAQESLRAIHLLSTSVEKQLQNSQLASERGLAVQSMASRIGTEVLSTVSSIEVASQRQGTSVAMVGELERQASNIGDIVKAVARIADQTNLLALNAAIEAARAGKHGKGFAVVADEVRTLAETSERSARDIQNLVTQIQGEVQAIALGINTSSEAIRNEAIRGKTVVEKMSAISRDVQLVMEGAQEIMVAAQQSSRSSQMALQAAEAIAAAAEEQSSASEESAKTVNEQTVALSQADQASSSLSEIADELRTSTDIAKSAEDVASAAEELSSAVQEITRASSQIMVAIEQIRKGAQSQAAASAESAAAIGQIERGIELASQRAEEALKRVVVVKDMLTENKQGVLGLISGIETSLVATRQSMQQMKALEVVSRRIDKIVDSITTVSIQTNMLAVNGAVEAARAGEFGKGFVVVATDIRNLAHDSAENADRIKDMVRSIQEQIGTVARDLQEILSSATVEVEKTRTISQNLVLIEADVATLEQGNKELVGMAGDMVSAVAQIKTGVEQVSSAASQAEKAATESAAAARQQSQGAEELSAAIEEIASLADELQSV; from the coding sequence ATGCCTTTGCTAAAAAAATCCTCAACAATTTCTTCTCATTCCCCACTTGCCGAAGCAGGTGTGTCAACAACTGTTCAACGCGAAGCAGAAGCACAGCGACGAAAGGCCAGAACCCTGGCCAAGAAGCAACAGGCGGCAGAGCGAATTGCCAGTGCCACCAGCCAATTGGCCAGCGGCATTACCGAGGCGTCCTCGGCCTGCGAAGAACTGAAACGCGCCACAGATGAAATTTCTGCGAGTGCAGAAGAGGCTGCGGGTGCTGCGCAGGAAAGTCTGCGCGCCATTCACCTGCTGTCCACATCCGTTGAAAAACAGTTGCAAAACTCGCAGCTTGCTTCTGAACGGGGTTTGGCTGTTCAGTCCATGGCCAGCCGAATTGGTACTGAAGTGCTTTCCACTGTTAGCAGCATTGAAGTCGCTTCCCAACGCCAGGGCACCAGTGTGGCCATGGTGGGTGAACTGGAGCGCCAGGCATCCAACATTGGCGACATTGTCAAAGCGGTTGCACGTATCGCGGACCAAACCAATTTGTTAGCGCTGAATGCGGCTATTGAAGCTGCACGGGCAGGCAAGCACGGCAAAGGTTTTGCAGTTGTTGCTGATGAGGTGCGAACCCTGGCCGAAACTTCAGAACGCAGTGCCCGCGATATCCAGAACCTGGTGACCCAGATACAAGGCGAGGTGCAGGCAATTGCCCTGGGCATCAACACCTCGTCGGAAGCCATTCGCAACGAGGCGATTCGTGGAAAAACGGTGGTGGAAAAAATGTCCGCGATTTCACGCGACGTTCAGTTGGTGATGGAGGGTGCGCAGGAAATCATGGTGGCGGCTCAGCAATCTTCCAGATCGTCCCAGATGGCGTTACAAGCTGCCGAGGCCATTGCCGCCGCCGCCGAGGAACAAAGCTCGGCCAGTGAAGAGTCAGCCAAAACCGTGAATGAGCAAACCGTTGCATTGTCCCAAGCTGACCAGGCATCTTCAAGTTTGTCTGAAATTGCAGACGAGTTGAGAACCAGTACCGACATTGCAAAAAGTGCGGAAGATGTCGCCTCTGCTGCAGAGGAGTTGTCCTCGGCGGTGCAGGAAATTACCCGCGCTTCGTCACAAATCATGGTTGCAATCGAGCAAATCCGAAAGGGTGCACAAAGCCAGGCCGCAGCCAGTGCGGAAAGTGCTGCTGCGATTGGCCAGATTGAGCGCGGCATTGAATTGGCCAGTCAGCGGGCTGAAGAGGCCTTGAAGCGTGTGGTGGTGGTCAAAGACATGCTGACTGAAAACAAGCAGGGTGTACTGGGTTTGATCAGCGGAATTGAAACCTCGCTGGTGGCCACGCGCCAAAGCATGCAGCAAATGAAAGCACTTGAAGTGGTGTCCCGACGCATCGACAAGATCGTGGACAGCATCACGACCGTGTCCATCCAGACCAACATGCTTGCGGTCAACGGGGCAGTTGAAGCGGCACGTGCTGGCGAGTTTGGCAAGGGTTTCGTTGTGGTGGCTACAGACATTCGAAACCTGGCCCATGATTCTGCCGAGAATGCAGACCGCATCAAGGACATGGTCCGTTCCATTCAGGAACAGATCGGCACCGTGGCGCGCGACCTGCAGGAAATCCTGAGTTCTGCAACCGTCGAGGTCGAAAAAACCCGGACCATTTCACAGAACCTGGTCTTGATTGAGGCCGATGTGGCCACGCTGGAACAGGGCAACAAAGAGCTTGTGGGCATGGCGGGTGACATGGTGTCGGCTGTGGCTCAAATCAAGACAGGTGTTGAGCAGGTGTCTTCTGCTGCCTCGCAGGCGGAGAAGGCTGCCACGGAATCTGCTGCGGCTGCACGCCAGCAGTCACAGGGTGCGGAAGAACTGTCCGCGGCAATTGAGGAAATCGCGTCGCTGGCTGATGAGTTGCAGTCGGTTTGA